The following are from one region of the Alicyclobacillus fastidiosus genome:
- a CDS encoding alpha/beta-type small acid-soluble spore protein produces MANNNETLISGASRALEQMKYEIASEFGVQLGADTSARQNGSVGGEITKRLVAFAEQSLSGRTSH; encoded by the coding sequence ATGGCAAATAACAACGAAACATTGATTTCTGGAGCATCTCGTGCTCTCGAACAAATGAAGTATGAAATCGCGTCGGAATTTGGCGTGCAACTCGGTGCCGATACCAGCGCGCGCCAAAACGGCAGCGTGGGTGGGGAGATTACGAAACGCCTCGTAGCGTTCGCAGAACAATCGCTATCCGGCCGAACAAGCCACTAA
- a CDS encoding SDR family NAD(P)-dependent oxidoreductase, with the protein MAKHQLSGIHALVTGASSGLGYAMAYALLKEGATVAVASRGGNKLSDVVERFRQEGLDAHELSIDVRSASSIEAAKDWVVNSWGKLDVLVNNAGIGMRTVNPKFLFEPQPFYEVSPEGFKDLIDTNLTGYFLVSRTFAPLMVKQGYGRIINISMNHETMRRKGFVPYGPSRAGAESLSYIMAEDLRDSGVAVNMLLPGGATRTGMLPDEYSEVYDSMPNILSPAIMARPIVFLASPAAAGITGERIVATEFDEWIKRRVGK; encoded by the coding sequence TTGGCCAAACATCAACTGTCAGGGATTCATGCGCTCGTCACAGGTGCCTCGAGTGGGTTAGGCTATGCGATGGCCTACGCACTGCTCAAGGAAGGTGCCACGGTGGCGGTGGCATCGCGCGGAGGGAACAAGCTGTCCGATGTGGTAGAGCGTTTTCGCCAAGAAGGTCTCGATGCACACGAATTGTCGATTGACGTCCGATCCGCCTCGAGTATCGAAGCGGCGAAGGACTGGGTGGTGAACAGTTGGGGAAAACTCGACGTCCTCGTCAACAACGCGGGGATCGGAATGCGTACAGTCAACCCCAAGTTCCTGTTTGAACCGCAGCCATTTTATGAGGTGTCTCCAGAAGGATTCAAAGACCTTATCGATACGAACTTGACCGGGTACTTTCTCGTATCTCGCACGTTCGCGCCGTTGATGGTGAAACAGGGGTATGGACGCATCATCAATATCTCCATGAACCATGAGACGATGCGCCGAAAAGGATTTGTACCCTATGGCCCATCTAGAGCCGGCGCAGAATCACTGTCCTACATCATGGCCGAAGATCTACGCGACAGCGGGGTGGCGGTCAACATGCTTCTGCCAGGAGGCGCTACGCGTACAGGCATGTTACCTGACGAATACAGCGAGGTATACGACTCCATGCCAAACATTCTCTCCCCAGCTATTATGGCCCGCCCCATTGTCTTCCTAGCGTCCCCTGCGGCTGCGGGAATCACCGGTGAACGGATCGTCGCCACGGAATTCGACGAGTGGATCAAACGGCGCGTTGGAAAATGA
- a CDS encoding cell wall hydrolase, whose product MRLSRMLVGTFTAAAAWGLTLTPAFAAANTVTVQPGDSLWKIAHARGISLQSLESANPSANPADLLVGTVLKLPTTNAAQSSSVSTTAQQNLYWMEHIINAEAGGESQEAQVAVGNVIMHRLANGSYGKTVHDVVFQIADGHYQFSCVPNGYIYQTPNASSITAAEKVLQTQDDEVPGALVFYNPSQTPASSWVRTQPTITQIDDLVFAK is encoded by the coding sequence ATGCGTTTGTCACGTATGTTGGTAGGTACCTTTACAGCCGCTGCAGCTTGGGGTCTCACGTTGACGCCAGCGTTTGCCGCAGCCAACACAGTAACCGTACAACCAGGAGACTCGCTTTGGAAAATTGCACACGCCCGTGGGATTTCCCTACAGTCCTTGGAAAGTGCGAATCCGTCTGCAAACCCGGCGGATTTATTGGTCGGAACGGTTCTAAAGCTCCCTACGACAAATGCAGCGCAGAGCTCGTCAGTGAGTACGACGGCGCAACAGAACCTGTACTGGATGGAACACATCATCAACGCGGAGGCAGGCGGAGAATCACAGGAGGCTCAGGTAGCCGTGGGCAATGTGATCATGCATCGGTTAGCCAACGGATCGTACGGCAAGACGGTGCACGATGTCGTGTTTCAAATTGCCGACGGGCACTACCAGTTTTCTTGTGTTCCTAACGGTTATATCTATCAAACGCCAAATGCTTCGAGTATTACTGCTGCAGAAAAAGTGCTTCAAACGCAAGATGATGAAGTGCCAGGCGCGTTGGTCTTTTACAACCCGTCGCAGACACCGGCATCCAGTTGGGTACGGACGCAACCGACGATCACCCAGATCGATGATCTCGTATTCGCGAAGTAA
- a CDS encoding cold-shock protein: MQQGTVKWFNAEKGFGFIQVEGGDDVFVHFSAIQGNGFKTLDEGQAVEFEIVEGPKGPQAANVYKL, from the coding sequence ATGCAACAGGGAACAGTTAAGTGGTTCAACGCAGAAAAAGGCTTTGGCTTCATCCAAGTTGAAGGCGGCGACGATGTATTCGTACACTTCAGTGCAATCCAGGGCAACGGCTTTAAGACGTTGGACGAAGGACAGGCTGTAGAGTTTGAAATCGTTGAAGGCCCAAAGGGTCCTCAAGCTGCTAACGTTTACAAGCTTTAA